The region GACGACCCGGGCGGCCCCCCGGGGCACGACGCGCTTGAGCTCGATCAGCGGCGTGTTCCCGATCGCGGCCAGGACATCGGTCCCCATCGCCCCCACGCTCACGCCACCTGGCCGCCCGCTTCCGTCTCGACGACGGCATCGGCCTCGAGCTCCACGAGCCAGTCCGGATCGATGAAGCGCGAGACCTGCATGATGGTGTTCGCGGGACGGATCGAGCCGAAGAACTCGCCGTGCACCGACGCCACGGCCTGCCAATCCTCGATTCGGGTGAGCAGGGTCCGCGTCCGAACGACCTGCTCCAGCGACGCGCCGGCCCGCTCCAGCGCCTCTTTGATGATCTCGAGGCAGCGACGGGCCTGCGCAGTCGGGTCTCCTTTTCCGACGGTCCGCCCGTCGGGTCCGAGCGGGGCGGTTCCCGACACCGCGATGAT is a window of Terriglobia bacterium DNA encoding:
- a CDS encoding RidA family protein, which gives rise to MRRLISSGSPYEPRVGISRAVRVGPIIAVSGTAPLGPDGRTVGKGDPTAQARRCLEIIKEALERAGASLEQVVRTRTLLTRIEDWQAVASVHGEFFGSIRPANTIMQVSRFIDPDWLVELEADAVVETEAGGQVA